One Fundulus heteroclitus isolate FHET01 chromosome 11, MU-UCD_Fhet_4.1, whole genome shotgun sequence DNA segment encodes these proteins:
- the nfrkb gene encoding nuclear factor related to kappa-B-binding protein, with the protein MDPLEHMLTDPLDPKEEDCGQITEECMLGTCKVDLPEDLLEDPDIFFSVLSESTWKDVLTDSQRQHLQQFLPQFPDNNTEEQDRTVSDLFNNTNFYFGNPLHLAQRLFRDGYFNPEVVKYRQLCAKSQRKRQLHSLQQYYHRLLKQILVSRKELLDFAVQNGLDFPQKRRLPHKTQAEMRESRVKRRLSCILKEVKAECEDSNASSDDDDISLWNPAPQSPSSPTPTVSLKVLPSLSTPDMKITEKVELGELDLKVMLHHHREKRKSQPDHPDLVTSDIHLGDLLSRANIGRKGALPLFDLPLPKKKIRDERKKKKLKAIKVECEDPCEILTPTDSGSVPPVNIINPLPDAPSTPLTSIKEEIVEESQSSPVAIEEITASFFSLLENIFRAEGPASTLMLEEKVQTWQSSPASSLNAWFSSASCWSDLVLQALQFLAGETKDGMMALPSGFSPFVEFVDGFQQWRWIGPTQDIEKDLGALCQLWLDSKDFVVKTENEDMLELTPSTPKLSTDYVVRPSTGDEKQVFQVQEQQRYNQPHKAFTFRMHGFESVVGPVKGVFDKEMSLNKAREHTLLRSDRPPYVTILSLVRDAAARLPNGEGTRAEICELLKDSQFLAPEVTSAQVNTVVSGALDRLHYEKDPCVKYDIGRKLWIYLHRHRSQEEFERIHQAQAAAAKARKAQQQKPKPASKPKSGSKDGSGKPPGSLEAGLDLGCNSMSPVPTTPTPNTPGTPKSPVPLSAATPTKTAVPDTIKSSPGVLLVSPPSLPQLGTILPTSQACPPATQPVTSQQAARIVSHLAAGSLPQVRVVSAQPGMGPSAAAQQATLVHQTSHQIRMPVSVAAKGLSQAVVSVPLRSPSGSSPVQVPTTLSVSALTVTKPPTGSPGSPANNPTSPAVLQGVTNPNIKQVSITGQLGMKSPGGAGIPITATNLRIQGKDVLRLPPSSITTDAKGQTVLRITPDMMATLAKSPVTTVKLTSDFLGGGATGGKSISATLHVAPPHPSPSPAAGASPGAGEAHTSKSGPVASTLLKAGGDTAIRLMPTLAVSVADQKTRTFSTVASPDKSGATIRIMPGLGVIPQKQGQTITMTTASGSKPLTASTCANIVTMAANVVAGAKGITVAPGASGSPLSLGAATATVRQVPASVVTTQTGKLPARITVPLSVLNQPLKSKSVVTTPIVKGNLNTNIGSLGRNIILTTMPAGTKLIAGNKPVSFVTAQQFQQLQQQGQATQVRIQTVPTQQLQHHVAAGSPKPVSTVVVTTAPSPKCAPDPPPAPQP; encoded by the exons ATGGATCCGCTTGAACACATGCTGACGGACCCTCTGGATCCAAAAGAGGAAGACTGCGGACAGATCACGGAGGAGTGCATGCTCGGGACCTGTAAAGTGGACCTCCCAGAGGACCTGCTGGAGGAT CCTGACATTTTCTTCTCTGTGCTGAGTGAAAGCACCTGGAAGGACGTTCTGACAGACTCTCAGAGACAACATCTTCAGCAGTTCCTGCCTCAGTTTCCTGACAACAACACAGAGGAGCAGGACCGCACCGTCAGCGACTTGTTCAACAACACAAACTTTTACTTTGGCAATCCGCTCCATCTGGCACAGAGGCTGTTCAGAG ATGGTTACTTCAATCCGGAAGTGGTGAAGTACAGACAGTTGTGTGCCAAATCCCAAAGGAAGCGGCAGCTGCATTCCCTTCAGCAGTATTACCACAGACTCTTGAAACAGATTCTCGTCTCCAGAAAG GAACTGCTCGACTTTGCCGTTCAGAATGGTCTGGACTTTCCACAGAAAAGACGGCTGCCGCACAAGACTCAGGCTGAAATGCGCGAGTCAAGAGTGAAAAGAAGACTGAgctgtatcctgaaggaggtcaAAGCTGAGTGTGAAGACAGCAATGCTTCCTCTGATGATGATG ATATCTCCTTGTGGAATCCAGCCCCTCAGTCTCCGTCCTCTCCCACTCCTACTGTCTCGCTCAAAGTTCTCCCTAGCCTCTCTACTCCAGACATGAAGATTACAG aaaaagtaGAGCTAGGGGAACTGGACTTGAAAGTCATGCTGCACCACCATCGCGAGAAAAGGAAAAGCCAGCCA GACCATCCAGACTTGGTAACCTCTGATATCCACCTCGGGGATTTACTTTCCAGAGCAAACATTGGTCGGAAGGGGGCTTTGC CACTTTTCGACCTGCCGCTGCCCAAGAAAAAGATCAGAGACGAgcggaagaagaagaagctgaaggcAATAAAAGTGGAGTGCGAGGATCCCTGTGAAATTCTGACACCTACAGACTCCGGCTCTGTCCCCCCGGTGAACATCATTAACCCTTTACCAGACGCACCTTCCACACCTCTCACCAGCATCAAGGAGGA AATCGTGGAAGAAAGTCAAAGCAGCCCTGTTGCAATTGAAGAAATAACGGCCAGTTTCTTCAGCTTGTTGGAAAACATCTTCAGAGCAGAGGGTCCTGCCAGTACCTTGATG TTGGAGGAAAAGGTCCAGACGTGGCAGTCCTCTCCAGCCAGTTCCCTCAATGCATGGTTTTCATCGGCCTCGTGCTGGTCCGATCTGGTTCTTCAAGCTCTCCAGTTTCTTGCCGGAGAGACTAAAG ATGGCATGATGGCGCTCCCTAGTGgcttttctccatttgtggagtTTGTTGATGGATTCCAGCAGTGGAGATGGATTG GCCCCACTCAGGATATAGAGAAAGATCTCGGTGCGCTCTGTCAACTCTGGCTGgactccaaagactttgttgtcaag aCAGAAAATGAAGACATGTTGGAGCTTACGCCATCCACACCGAAACT TTCAACCGATTATGTGGTGCGGCCCAGCACTGGCGACGAGAAACAAGTGTTTCAAGTCCAG GAGCAGCAGCGCTATAACCAGCCTCACAAAGCCTTCACCTTCAGGATGCACGGCTTTGAGTCGGTGGTGGGGCCGGTGAAAGGCGTGTTTGACAAGGAAATGTCCTTGAATAAAGCCAGAGAGCACACGCTGCTCCGTTCTGACCGGCCGCCATACGTCACCATCCTCTCTCTGG TTCGGGATGCAGCTGCCCGGTTACCCAACGGAGAGGGAACAAGAGCGGAGATCTGTGAACTCTTGAAAGACTCACAGTTTCTTGCTCCAGAAGTCACAAGTGCACAA GTGAACACGGTTGTCAGTGGGGCTCTGGATAGGCTTCACTATGAGAAGGACCCCTGTGTGAAGTATGACATCGGACGCAAACTGTGGATTTACCTGCACCGCCACCGCAGTCAGGAAGAGTTCG AGAGGATCCACCAGGCTCAAGCTGCAGCTGCCAAAGCAAGAAAAGCTCAGCAGCAAAAACCCAAACCAGCGTCTAAGCCG aAGTCTGGAAGTAAAGACGGAAGCGGCAAACCACCTGGATCTTTGGAGGCAGGACTGGACCTGGGCTGTAATTCCATGTCGCCAGTCCCTACAACACCCACCCCAAACACTCCTGGAACCCCCAAATCACCAGTACCTCTCTCTGCTGCCACCCCAACCAAGACTGCCGTCCCAGATACGATCAAAAGCAGCCCAGG TGTTCTCCTCGTCTCTCCTCCATCGCTGCCTCAGCTGGGAACGATCCTGCCCACGAGTCAGGCTTGTCCGCCCGCCACGCAGCCGGTAACTTCCCAGCAAGCCGCTCGCATAGTGAGCCACCTGGCAGCGGGCTCCCTCCCTCAGGTGCGGGTTGTTTCCGCCCAGCCCGGTATGGGTCCATCAGCGGCCGCTCAGCAGGCCACGCTGGTGCATCAGACCTCTCACCAGATCCGGATGCCTGTGTCAGTGGCGGCCAAGGGCCTTTCACAA GCTGTGGTTTCTGTGCCTCTGAGAAGTCCGTCCGGTAGCAGTCCAGTCCAGGTTCCCACCACCCTGTCTGTGTCAGCTCTTACAGTCACCAAACCTCCGACCGGATCTCCAGGCAGCCCCGCTAACAACCCTACGTCTCCAGCGGTGCTGCAAGGCGTCACCAACCCCAACATCAAACAG GTCTCCATCACTGGACAGCTGGGAATGAAGTCGCCAGGCGGAGCAGGAATTCCAATAACGGCGACAAACCTGCGCATCCAGGGCAAAGATGTCCTCCGCCTTCCCCCGTCCTCCATCACCACAGACGCCAAAGGCCAAACGGTGTTGCGGATAACCCCAGACATGATGGCCACTCTCGCCAAATCTCCCGTGACGACCGTAAAGCTCACCTCCGACTTTCTGGGCGGCGGCGCCACGGGCGGCAAGAGCATATCGGCCACTCTCCACGTAGCGCCGCCTCACCCTTCGCCGTCTCCTGCCGCCGGCGCCTCGCCCGGCGCCGGGGAAGCACACACGTCTAAATCCGGCCCCGTTGCCTCCACCTTGCTGAAGGCCGGAGGAGACACGGCCATACGGTTGATGCCGACGTTAGCCGTCAGCGTGGCCGACCAAAAAACCAGGACCTTCTCCACCGTGGCGTCCCCGGACAAGAGCGGCGCCACCATCCGGATAATGCCGGGCCTCGGGGTTATTCCGCAGAAGCAGGGGCAGACCATCACGATGACGACCGCCAGCGGCAGCAAACCGCTAACGGCGTCCACGTGTGCCAACATTGTGACCATGGCAGCCAACGTGGTGGCGGGAGCTAAAGGGATCACCGTGGCTCCCGGAGCCTCCGGTTCGCCTCTGTCGTTGGGAGCAGCGACGGCGACCGTGAGACAAGTCCCCGCTTCAGTCGTCACAACACAAACG GGAAAGCTACCTGCACGGATCACTGTGCCCCTCTCTGTCCTCAACCAACCCCTGAAGAGCAAGAGTGTGGTGACGACACCAATAGTCAAAGGAAACCTCAACACAAA TATCGGCAGCCTGGGCAGAAACATAATCCTGACCACGATGCCTGCTGGCACAAAGCTAATCGCGGGGAACAAGCCGGTCAGTTTTGTCACAGCGCAGCAATtccagcagcttcagcagcaaGGGCAGGCGACACAG GTTCGGATCCAGACGGTCCCGACGCAGCAGCTCCAGCACCACGTGGCAGCTGGTTCCCCCAAACCCGTCTCAACGGTGGTCGTCACGACAGCACCTTCTCCTAAATGTGCGCCGGACCCTCCACCGGCTCCCCAGCCGTGA